The following coding sequences are from one Paenibacillus stellifer window:
- a CDS encoding MerR family DNA-binding protein codes for MDICWLELVCCLKNSGMPIEEVKEFMMLCLNGSSTCEQRRELLEQHKENIEQKMNTLNRSLGMINYKLAHYNEIGIFHIDTH; via the coding sequence ATGGATATATGCTGGCTGGAATTGGTCTGTTGTCTTAAGAACAGTGGAATGCCGATTGAGGAAGTCAAGGAATTCATGATGTTATGCCTAAACGGTTCATCTACATGTGAGCAGCGGAGGGAATTGCTTGAACAGCATAAGGAGAATATTGAGCAGAAAATGAATACTCTTAACCGCAGTCTTGGTATGATCAATTATAAGTTGGCGCATTACAACGAAATCGGAATTTTTCATATTGATACTCACTAG
- a CDS encoding 4-hydroxy-3-methylbut-2-enyl diphosphate reductase — MEVIKISPRGYCYGVVDAMVMARQAAKNLDLPRPIYILGMIVHNSHVTNSFEDEGIITLDGSNRLDILDQVDRGTVIFTAHGVSPEVRKKARDKGLTTVDATCPDVTRTHDLIHEKVAEGCEIIYIGKKGHPEPEGAVGIAPEHVHLIEKKEEISSLSLPAGSRIVITNQTTMSQWDIKHIMKKLLETFPGAEVHNEICMATQVRQEAVAEQAGQADLVIVVGDPRSNNSNRLAQVSEEIAGVPAHRIADVSELKPDWLEGISKVAVTSGASTPTPITKEVITYLEQYDPANPATWEIKRTVNMAKLLPPVKTKV; from the coding sequence GTGGAAGTCATTAAAATTTCTCCCCGGGGATATTGTTACGGCGTTGTCGACGCGATGGTGATGGCGCGGCAGGCGGCCAAAAATCTCGATCTCCCCCGGCCTATCTATATACTCGGCATGATTGTCCATAATAGCCACGTCACCAACTCCTTCGAGGACGAGGGCATCATTACACTAGACGGCAGCAACCGTCTCGATATTCTGGATCAGGTTGACAGAGGCACGGTGATCTTCACGGCGCACGGCGTGTCGCCGGAGGTGCGCAAGAAGGCAAGGGACAAAGGGCTGACGACTGTAGATGCTACCTGTCCCGACGTTACGAGGACTCATGACCTGATTCATGAAAAGGTCGCGGAGGGCTGCGAGATTATCTATATTGGCAAAAAAGGCCATCCCGAGCCGGAAGGCGCGGTCGGCATCGCGCCGGAGCATGTGCATCTGATTGAGAAGAAAGAGGAGATTTCCTCTCTGTCTTTACCAGCAGGCTCCCGGATCGTGATTACCAACCAGACGACGATGAGCCAGTGGGATATTAAGCATATTATGAAAAAATTGCTGGAGACCTTCCCCGGCGCCGAGGTCCATAACGAGATTTGCATGGCGACGCAGGTCCGTCAGGAAGCGGTGGCAGAGCAGGCCGGACAGGCTGATCTCGTAATCGTAGTCGGCGATCCCCGCAGCAACAACTCCAACCGGCTTGCTCAGGTGTCGGAGGAAATCGCGGGTGTTCCCGCCCATCGGATTGCTGACGTCTCGGAGCTTAAGCCGGATTGGCTGGAAGGCATCAGCAAGGTGGCCGTGACATCCGGCGCCTCTACGCCGACGCCGATCACGAAAGAGGTTATCACATACCTGGAGCAATATGACCCGGCGAATCCAGCTACTTGGGAGATCAAACGCACGGTCAATATGGCGAAGCTGCTGCCTCCGGTCAAAACGAAGGTGTAA
- the serC gene encoding 3-phosphoserine/phosphohydroxythreonine transaminase — protein sequence MLSKRAYNFNAGPAALPLEVLERAQAEFVDFRETGMSIMEMSHRGAVYESVHNEAQERLLSLLGNPSGYKVLFIQGGATTQFAMVPLNLLSEGKVGSYVLTGSWADKAFKEAKIAGGAHVAATSEDKKFLAIPDLASIKPADNAAYLHVTSNETIEGTQYQEFPDTGSLPLIADMSSDILSRSFDVSKFGLIYAGAQKNLGPSGVTVVIAKEELIAESPSNIPTILRYSTHYKNNSLYNTPPSYSIYMVNEVLKWIEEQGGLQGIEAKNRDKAGLLYNAIDGSGGFYRGVAEQSSRSIMNVTFRMESEELEKKFVKASEQEGFVGLKGHRSVGGLRASIYNAVPYESIKALTEFMSHFQKTQG from the coding sequence ATTTTGAGCAAGAGAGCATACAATTTCAACGCAGGTCCTGCAGCCTTGCCTCTTGAAGTTCTTGAGCGTGCACAGGCGGAATTTGTTGATTTCCGGGAAACGGGCATGTCGATCATGGAGATGTCGCATCGCGGAGCTGTGTATGAATCCGTGCATAACGAAGCACAGGAACGCCTGCTGTCTCTGTTGGGCAATCCTTCCGGCTATAAGGTGTTGTTCATTCAGGGCGGCGCAACGACCCAGTTCGCAATGGTTCCGCTCAACCTTCTCTCTGAAGGCAAGGTCGGCAGCTATGTGCTGACAGGAAGCTGGGCCGACAAAGCGTTCAAGGAAGCTAAAATTGCTGGCGGCGCACATGTTGCGGCTACTTCCGAGGACAAGAAGTTCCTGGCGATTCCAGATCTTGCTTCGATCAAGCCTGCCGATAATGCTGCATACCTTCATGTCACTTCCAACGAGACGATTGAAGGCACCCAGTACCAGGAGTTCCCTGACACTGGATCCCTTCCGCTGATCGCCGACATGTCGAGCGATATTCTGAGCCGTTCTTTCGACGTCAGCAAGTTCGGATTGATCTATGCAGGCGCTCAGAAGAACCTGGGGCCGTCGGGCGTTACCGTTGTCATTGCGAAGGAAGAGCTGATCGCTGAATCTCCTTCCAACATCCCGACCATCCTGCGTTACAGCACGCATTACAAGAACAACTCTCTGTACAATACTCCGCCATCCTATTCGATCTATATGGTCAACGAGGTCCTGAAATGGATTGAAGAGCAGGGAGGCCTACAAGGCATCGAAGCGAAGAACCGCGACAAAGCCGGTCTTCTGTACAATGCCATCGACGGCAGCGGAGGATTCTACCGCGGTGTAGCGGAGCAGAGCAGCCGTTCCATCATGAACGTTACGTTCCGGATGGAATCCGAAGAGCTGGAGAAGAAATTCGTCAAGGCTTCGGAGCAGGAAGGCTTCGTGGGTCTCAAGGGACACCGCAGCGTTGGAGGACTTCGCGCTTCCATCTACAACGCCGTTCCTTACGAAAGCATCAAGGCACTGACAGAGTTCATGAGCCATTTCCAGAAGACGCAAGGCTAA
- the glnA gene encoding type I glutamate--ammonia ligase: MSVEKVLQTIKENNIEWVDFRFVDLAGRAHHISLPADAVDEDTFVNGVAFDGSSITGFRGIEESDMVMMPDPSTTYVDPFTAHPTLNIMCDIFTPDGERYERDPRGIAVKAEEYLQKSGVGTAAFFAPESEFFIFDDVRFESGMNSSSYFVDSEEAVWNTNRKDEGGNLSYKVRVKGGYVPVAPVDTQQDIRSEMCRLLAEAGLVIERHHHEVATAGQAEINFRFDTLKKTADNLLTYKYIVQNTARQYGKVATFMPKPLFGDNGSGMHVHQSIFNGDTPLFYEKGAYANLSETALHYIGGILYHAPALIALTNPSTNSFKRLVPGYEAPVNLVFSKGNRSAAVRIPVAAVTPKGCRIEFRTPDSTANPYLAFSAMLLAGLDGIKKKIDPQELGYGPLDKNIYELPDSEKEKIRSVPGSLNEALDALEADYEFLTEGGVFTKEFIDNYIDLKRGEAQAVAIRVHPHEYSLYFDL, translated from the coding sequence ATGTCGGTTGAAAAAGTGTTGCAAACGATCAAAGAAAACAACATCGAATGGGTAGATTTCCGTTTTGTAGATTTGGCTGGACGGGCCCATCATATCTCTTTGCCAGCTGATGCTGTAGACGAAGATACTTTCGTTAACGGCGTGGCATTTGACGGCTCTTCGATTACGGGCTTCCGCGGTATTGAAGAATCTGACATGGTTATGATGCCGGATCCTAGCACTACATATGTCGATCCTTTCACTGCTCACCCTACGCTCAACATTATGTGCGACATTTTCACCCCTGACGGCGAGCGTTATGAGCGCGACCCTCGCGGCATCGCAGTTAAAGCCGAAGAATACCTTCAGAAGAGCGGTGTAGGCACGGCTGCTTTCTTCGCTCCTGAATCCGAGTTCTTCATTTTCGACGACGTTCGCTTCGAAAGCGGAATGAACAGCTCCTCTTACTTCGTGGACTCCGAAGAAGCAGTATGGAACACCAACCGCAAGGACGAAGGCGGCAACCTGAGCTATAAAGTCCGCGTCAAGGGCGGTTATGTACCGGTAGCTCCAGTTGATACTCAACAGGACATCCGCAGTGAAATGTGTCGTCTGCTTGCCGAAGCGGGTCTCGTGATCGAACGTCACCACCACGAAGTGGCAACAGCCGGACAAGCTGAAATCAACTTCCGCTTTGATACCCTCAAGAAGACGGCTGACAACCTGCTGACTTACAAATACATCGTGCAGAACACTGCCCGCCAATATGGCAAGGTTGCAACCTTCATGCCGAAGCCGCTCTTCGGCGACAACGGTAGCGGCATGCACGTTCACCAATCGATCTTCAACGGCGATACTCCGCTGTTCTATGAAAAAGGCGCTTATGCCAACCTGAGCGAAACCGCTCTGCACTACATCGGCGGTATCCTGTACCATGCTCCGGCTCTGATCGCTCTGACCAACCCGAGCACGAACTCCTTCAAACGTCTGGTTCCAGGCTATGAAGCACCGGTTAACCTGGTATTCTCCAAAGGCAACCGTTCCGCAGCTGTTCGTATTCCGGTTGCAGCTGTTACGCCTAAGGGCTGCCGTATCGAGTTCCGTACTCCGGACTCCACAGCTAACCCATACCTGGCCTTCTCCGCAATGCTGTTGGCTGGTCTGGACGGCATCAAGAAGAAGATCGATCCGCAAGAACTGGGCTATGGTCCGCTCGACAAGAACATCTACGAGCTGCCGGATTCCGAGAAGGAGAAAATCCGCAGCGTACCAGGCAGCCTGAACGAAGCTCTGGACGCTCTGGAAGCTGACTATGAATTCCTGACTGAAGGCGGCGTCTTCACCAAAGAATTCATCGACAACTACATTGACCTGAAACGCGGCGAAGCACAAGCGGTTGCTATTCGTGTTCATCCGCATGAATATTCCCTGTATTTCGACCTGTAA
- a CDS encoding AbrB/MazE/SpoVT family DNA-binding domain-containing protein, whose amino-acid sequence MKPAGVVRKVDQLGRIVLPKSLRKRYQMNEGDPVEILVQGDHIILERYRPKCVFCGSMEEVSEYKERYICSQCLNEMTQLQRHA is encoded by the coding sequence ATGAAGCCCGCTGGCGTAGTGCGTAAAGTGGATCAACTCGGTAGAATTGTTCTGCCTAAATCCCTTCGCAAAAGGTACCAAATGAATGAGGGAGATCCAGTAGAGATTCTGGTCCAGGGGGACCATATTATTCTGGAGCGTTATCGGCCGAAGTGCGTGTTCTGCGGATCGATGGAAGAAGTAAGCGAGTACAAGGAGCGTTATATTTGCAGCCAGTGTCTGAATGAAATGACTCAGCTGCAAAGACACGCGTAA
- the aroF gene encoding 3-deoxy-7-phosphoheptulonate synthase, protein MIVITSNQTPEEQIKEIVAVIEKEGLQAHLSKGADHTVIGLIGSVNPKLAEHLRQMKGVANVVKISKSYKLASRDFHPEDTIIDIKGVKIGGENLVIMGGPCAVETPEQINEIARLVKASGAQVLRGGAFKPRTGPYSFQGVGVEGLKMMKEAGERHGLLTITEVMTPEYVEVCAEYADILQVGTRNMQNFDLLRALGTCGRPVLLKRGFSATYDEFLNAAEYILAGGNRDVMLCERGIRTFETYTRNTLDLSAVPVLQNLSHLPVISDPSHGTGRRELVEPMSKASVAAGANGLIIEMHTDPDNSMTGDGVQSLFPDQFDNLLRDLEKLAPLVGKKFSNQVAVPVV, encoded by the coding sequence ATGATCGTAATTACATCCAATCAAACACCGGAGGAACAAATCAAGGAAATCGTCGCCGTTATCGAGAAAGAGGGCCTTCAGGCTCACCTGTCGAAAGGTGCGGACCATACGGTAATCGGCCTGATCGGCAGCGTTAATCCGAAGCTGGCCGAGCATCTGCGTCAGATGAAGGGCGTGGCGAATGTAGTTAAGATCTCGAAATCCTACAAGCTGGCAAGCCGCGATTTCCATCCAGAGGATACGATCATCGATATCAAGGGTGTGAAGATCGGCGGAGAGAATCTGGTTATTATGGGCGGCCCATGTGCCGTTGAGACACCGGAGCAGATCAACGAAATTGCAAGACTGGTCAAAGCCTCGGGAGCACAGGTGCTTCGCGGCGGAGCCTTCAAGCCGCGTACTGGACCTTACAGCTTCCAGGGCGTAGGCGTGGAAGGTCTGAAGATGATGAAGGAAGCCGGCGAGCGTCACGGCCTGCTGACCATCACGGAAGTCATGACTCCGGAATATGTCGAAGTCTGCGCTGAATACGCCGACATCCTTCAGGTCGGAACGCGCAACATGCAGAACTTTGACCTGCTGCGCGCGCTCGGCACCTGCGGCCGTCCGGTGCTGCTGAAGCGCGGCTTCAGCGCCACCTACGACGAATTCCTGAATGCGGCCGAATACATTCTGGCCGGCGGCAACCGCGATGTAATGCTCTGCGAGCGCGGTATCCGCACCTTTGAGACCTACACGCGCAACACGCTGGATCTGTCCGCTGTTCCGGTTCTGCAGAACCTCAGCCATCTGCCTGTCATCTCTGACCCGAGCCATGGCACAGGCCGCCGCGAACTGGTTGAGCCGATGTCCAAAGCATCGGTGGCAGCTGGGGCGAACGGCTTGATCATCGAGATGCACACCGATCCGGACAACTCCATGACAGGCGACGGCGTACAGTCGCTGTTCCCGGATCAGTTCGATAACCTGCTGCGCGATCTGGAGAAGCTGGCTCCGCTGGTCGGCAAGAAATTCTCCAACCAGGTAGCTGTTCCAGTCGTATAA
- a CDS encoding sensor histidine kinase yields the protein MSIKLRLTAWYSGILAVMLLAFSAAIYGFFYFNTYGDLKDRLRFQARSSELLQQTINYDGSLDLTFNKRLDMQYVYGQMYFYDSKKLTRSGNLQNADVQFDVPSREQIKAVKGGAQFVHATYGGYSFLIYQWGIDAENYSNNPAAVLQLAFYTGDQDKLLERLKTILIAGSFATLIAAFTFGLFMARKSMTPIGKVIEAAEGIQTGNDLSVRIEYDGPPDEIGRLIHTFNNMIGRMEGIYKELEDSYAAQRRFVSDASHELRTPLTTIRGNIDLLQKVWELKPGENPALDEAAIRQMSVESVSDIADEAKRMSRLVADMLSLARADTGRTFEKEPVALEPLMTEVARRAAFLPHDAEWITGDLSLLNGKYVSGNKDYLQQMLFIFIDNAFKYTPSGEVRFDAVLYQSQVGIRVSDTGIGMDKSEVPYIFDRFYRADESRGNTEGTGLGLSIAKWIIDEHSGSVEVVTRQGEGTTFIIWLPVLFAAPLE from the coding sequence ATGTCCATCAAGCTGCGGCTGACTGCATGGTATTCTGGGATTTTGGCTGTTATGTTGCTGGCCTTCTCAGCCGCGATTTACGGTTTTTTCTACTTCAACACATACGGTGACCTCAAGGACCGTCTGCGTTTCCAAGCGAGAAGTTCCGAACTTCTGCAGCAGACTATCAACTACGACGGTTCCCTGGATCTGACGTTCAACAAGAGACTGGACATGCAGTATGTGTATGGGCAAATGTATTTTTACGATTCGAAGAAGCTGACCCGCAGCGGGAATCTGCAGAATGCGGATGTGCAGTTTGACGTGCCCAGCCGTGAGCAGATTAAAGCGGTTAAAGGCGGAGCGCAGTTTGTCCATGCCACTTACGGTGGCTACAGTTTCCTCATATATCAGTGGGGGATTGACGCGGAGAATTACAGCAATAATCCGGCGGCGGTTCTGCAGCTCGCTTTCTATACCGGTGACCAGGACAAGCTGCTGGAACGTCTGAAGACGATTCTGATTGCGGGTTCTTTCGCTACGCTGATCGCGGCCTTCACCTTCGGCCTATTCATGGCACGGAAGTCCATGACGCCGATCGGTAAAGTGATCGAGGCAGCCGAAGGCATTCAGACCGGCAATGATCTTAGCGTGCGGATTGAATATGACGGACCGCCGGACGAAATCGGCCGGCTGATACACACCTTTAACAATATGATCGGGCGAATGGAAGGCATTTACAAGGAACTTGAGGACTCCTATGCGGCCCAGCGCCGGTTCGTGTCGGACGCCTCGCATGAGCTTCGGACACCGCTGACGACCATTCGCGGCAACATCGATCTGCTGCAGAAGGTATGGGAATTGAAGCCGGGAGAGAACCCGGCGCTGGACGAAGCGGCAATCCGGCAGATGTCGGTCGAATCCGTGAGCGATATTGCGGATGAAGCGAAGCGTATGAGCCGACTGGTGGCTGACATGCTGTCTCTGGCCAGAGCCGATACGGGCCGGACCTTCGAGAAGGAGCCGGTGGCGCTGGAGCCATTGATGACCGAGGTGGCCCGCCGCGCTGCCTTTCTGCCGCATGATGCAGAGTGGATAACAGGCGATCTATCGCTGCTGAATGGCAAATATGTGTCCGGCAACAAGGATTATCTGCAGCAGATGCTGTTCATCTTTATCGATAACGCATTCAAATACACCCCTTCCGGAGAAGTGAGGTTTGATGCGGTGCTCTACCAGTCCCAGGTTGGCATCCGCGTCTCGGACACCGGTATTGGCATGGACAAGAGCGAGGTGCCATATATTTTCGACCGTTTCTACCGGGCGGATGAGTCCCGCGGGAACACGGAAGGCACAGGACTTGGGCTGTCCATTGCCAAATGGATTATTGATGAGCACAGCGGTTCGGTCGAGGTAGTTACCCGGCAGGGTGAAGGTACGACCTTCATCATCTGGCTGCCTGTTCTCTTTGCTGCTCCGCTGGAATAA
- a CDS encoding MerR family DNA-binding transcriptional regulator, with amino-acid sequence MEYSIKQVSERLQLPISTLRYYDKEGLMP; translated from the coding sequence GTGGAATATTCAATCAAGCAAGTCTCAGAACGTCTGCAATTGCCTATTTCAACGCTGCGCTATTACGACAAAGAGGGGCTGATGCCTTAA
- the trmL gene encoding tRNA (uridine(34)/cytosine(34)/5-carboxymethylaminomethyluridine(34)-2'-O)-methyltransferase TrmL codes for MALHIVLVEPEIPANTGNISRTCAATGIHLHLVRPLGFRTDDATLKRAGLDYWHAVHIEYHDSFAEVQEMYPEGRFFYATTKADKRYTDYEFRDGDFFVFGKETKGLPDSILKAGWETTMRMPMTGDVRSLNLSNSAAIIVYEALRQLGFPGLN; via the coding sequence ATGGCACTTCACATTGTACTCGTAGAACCCGAGATTCCGGCCAATACGGGCAACATTTCCCGCACCTGTGCGGCGACCGGCATTCATCTGCATCTGGTGCGTCCGCTAGGCTTTCGGACGGACGATGCGACCTTGAAGCGGGCAGGGCTCGATTACTGGCATGCCGTTCACATTGAATATCATGACTCTTTTGCCGAGGTGCAGGAAATGTATCCGGAGGGTCGATTCTTCTATGCGACAACCAAAGCGGACAAACGGTATACGGACTATGAATTCCGGGACGGCGACTTTTTTGTCTTCGGCAAAGAAACGAAAGGACTCCCGGACAGCATTCTAAAGGCGGGTTGGGAGACGACGATGCGGATGCCAATGACAGGTGATGTCCGGTCACTGAATCTTTCCAATTCGGCGGCCATTATCGTCTATGAAGCGCTTCGTCAACTCGGTTTTCCGGGTTTGAACTAA
- a CDS encoding phosphodiester glycosidase family protein → MTPVKRVNRFFMLATAPFIGLLLCLVLYRPSLTLDLETQKFLPVPGPLQTTDAIGRDLGLAKTSASSTTHAISTTAKLYRQTTATMGTLVDQARTQAARPEQIYNRRISSRLGFPYDVIDSSRITIELYRLNPGDYTGYAMKVKLKDQTAMTMSLPQKGLGSSETTLQAVSRYGAVAGINAGGFADQDGKRYPLSTTIVDGKYLTGFEPSYKDLSFVGMNKEGKLIGGKFNSRQQLDALEPRFGASFVPVLLQDGYKTEIPAKWQTAPRRAPRTAIGSYKDNQLLIVVAEGYNENGSSGATLEEIQDKLFKMGVIDAYNLDGGGSTSLIFKGRVVNKPSDGGLRPVPTSFLFFK, encoded by the coding sequence ATGACACCGGTCAAAAGAGTAAATCGTTTCTTCATGCTGGCAACGGCCCCGTTTATCGGGCTCTTGCTGTGCCTCGTTTTGTACCGTCCCTCCCTTACGCTGGATCTGGAGACGCAGAAATTTTTGCCCGTTCCAGGGCCACTTCAGACGACTGACGCGATTGGGCGCGATCTTGGGCTGGCGAAGACGTCCGCCTCTTCCACAACCCATGCGATCAGTACGACTGCCAAGCTGTACAGACAGACGACAGCAACGATGGGCACTCTGGTCGATCAGGCCAGAACACAGGCGGCGCGTCCGGAGCAAATTTATAACCGCCGTATCTCATCAAGGCTGGGATTTCCTTACGATGTGATCGACAGCAGCCGGATTACGATCGAGTTGTATCGGCTTAATCCTGGTGACTATACAGGCTATGCGATGAAAGTGAAGCTGAAGGACCAGACGGCGATGACGATGAGTCTCCCGCAGAAAGGCCTCGGGAGCTCGGAGACAACGCTTCAGGCGGTAAGCCGATACGGAGCGGTAGCCGGCATTAATGCCGGCGGATTCGCGGACCAGGATGGCAAACGTTATCCGCTTAGCACGACAATTGTGGATGGCAAATATTTAACAGGCTTTGAACCCAGCTATAAGGATTTGAGCTTTGTCGGCATGAACAAGGAGGGCAAGCTGATCGGCGGCAAATTCAACAGCCGTCAGCAGCTTGATGCGCTGGAGCCGCGCTTTGGCGCTTCCTTCGTGCCTGTTCTTCTCCAAGACGGCTACAAGACGGAGATTCCCGCCAAATGGCAGACCGCGCCTAGACGCGCCCCGCGTACCGCCATCGGCAGCTACAAGGACAACCAGCTGCTGATCGTTGTAGCCGAGGGGTACAATGAGAACGGCAGCTCGGGGGCAACCCTCGAGGAAATTCAGGACAAGCTGTTCAAGATGGGTGTCATCGACGCGTATAACCTGGATGGAGGCGGCTCAACCTCGCTCATTTTTAAAGGCAGGGTTGTGAACAAACCTTCCGACGGTGGCCTGAGGCCGGTACCGACCAGCTTCTTGTTTTTTAAGTAG
- a CDS encoding aldo/keto reductase family protein: MTYGSATAEETAVACIHKAYELGINFFDTSNSYNGAEKVVGSALHAYPRSSYVLATKVFFPQGQGPNERGLSRKHIIEQCDASLKRLGTDYIDLYQCHRFDHETPVEETLRALDDLTAQGKILYAGVSEWNANQIADAASIGKSLNLRPLISNQPIYNMFERYIEKENVISQCESDGLVVFSPLAQGVLTGKYKPGMAIPQDSRAANDNTNGVINSYLREDVLACTVKLEELASKLGISLSQFALAWVLRQPNVSSAIIGSSRPSQIEENIKAIETELTDEVLARTEDILSVVSSFAPMR, from the coding sequence CTGACCTATGGATCGGCTACAGCTGAGGAAACGGCGGTGGCTTGCATCCATAAAGCATATGAACTTGGTATCAATTTCTTTGATACGTCTAACTCCTACAACGGAGCGGAGAAAGTGGTGGGCAGCGCATTACATGCGTATCCCCGCAGCAGCTATGTGCTGGCAACGAAGGTCTTCTTCCCTCAAGGCCAAGGACCAAATGAGCGCGGCTTGTCCCGTAAACACATAATAGAGCAATGTGACGCCAGCCTGAAGCGTTTGGGGACGGATTACATCGACTTATATCAATGCCATCGTTTTGATCATGAAACACCGGTCGAAGAGACGCTTCGCGCACTTGATGATCTTACAGCCCAAGGCAAAATCCTGTACGCAGGAGTCAGCGAGTGGAATGCAAATCAAATTGCGGATGCGGCTTCAATCGGTAAAAGTCTGAATCTGCGGCCGCTGATTTCCAATCAACCGATATACAATATGTTCGAACGCTACATTGAAAAAGAAAACGTAATCAGCCAGTGCGAATCCGATGGGCTTGTGGTCTTCTCACCGCTTGCGCAAGGTGTGCTCACCGGCAAGTACAAGCCGGGCATGGCAATTCCTCAGGACAGCAGAGCGGCAAATGACAATACGAATGGCGTTATTAACAGTTATTTACGGGAGGATGTGCTTGCTTGCACCGTTAAACTGGAAGAGCTGGCATCGAAGCTTGGGATTTCCTTATCTCAATTCGCCTTGGCATGGGTGCTGCGCCAGCCGAATGTAAGCTCGGCCATTATTGGCTCCAGCCGGCCTTCCCAAATTGAAGAGAACATTAAAGCGATCGAAACCGAGTTAACTGACGAAGTTTTAGCACGAACCGAAGACATCTTGTCTGTCGTCAGCAGCTTCGCACCGATGAGATAA
- a CDS encoding LuxR C-terminal-related transcriptional regulator has protein sequence MGKVWQVVIMGCHPTSMLGTKLILEETGDLNVIATCADWEQGGEIIRENRPELVLLDYSVSGDLINAILPGLKQETPSAHFVVMTETKGKELLQPLLKMGASGMISKEASPSQLLQLIAGLREGFLSMPFDWLEAELWPIQTPEDQDALFKLTSTERFIMDRIVQGVTYDKIASELEVSRRSIDNYLRKIYVKLEVSTRAQAIEKYALYTHRGRPVYA, from the coding sequence ATGGGTAAGGTATGGCAGGTAGTGATCATGGGCTGTCATCCCACAAGCATGCTGGGAACAAAGCTCATATTGGAGGAAACCGGAGATTTGAATGTAATTGCGACATGTGCCGACTGGGAGCAGGGAGGGGAGATTATCCGGGAAAATCGGCCGGAGCTGGTTCTGCTCGACTATTCCGTGTCGGGAGACCTGATCAATGCGATTTTGCCGGGGCTGAAGCAGGAAACGCCTTCCGCGCATTTTGTCGTGATGACGGAGACGAAAGGAAAGGAACTTTTGCAGCCGCTTCTTAAAATGGGGGCCAGCGGCATGATCTCCAAGGAGGCATCCCCGAGCCAACTGCTGCAACTGATCGCAGGACTTCGGGAGGGATTTCTCTCGATGCCGTTCGACTGGCTTGAGGCCGAATTATGGCCCATTCAGACGCCTGAGGATCAGGACGCGCTCTTTAAGTTGACATCTACAGAGCGATTTATCATGGACCGGATCGTTCAAGGCGTGACCTATGACAAAATTGCTTCAGAGCTCGAAGTCAGCCGCCGTTCCATTGACAATTACCTTCGCAAGATTTATGTTAAACTCGAAGTTTCAACCCGGGCGCAGGCCATTGAGAAATATGCGCTGTATACACACCGGGGCAGACCCGTATACGCATAG